The Alicyclobacillus vulcanalis DNA segment GCAGCTCGACGAACAACTTCGTGCGGGAGCTCGGGATGACCGTGGGCATCGTGATTTACGGCGCCATCCAGAAGCACGCATTCGCTCACCAGGTGTCGCTCGCGTTTCGCGGCGTGCCGCAGGCACAGGAGTTCAGCCACATGGACCCGCGCGCCATCATGTCGCCGCAGATGCGGCATTCGATGCCCGACTTCGTGCTCACCAAGCTCGTCGACGCGCTGAATCAGTCGATTCACACCGCATTCGTGTGGGATCTCATCCCATGTGGATTGACGGTCGCGGCCGTGATCCTCTTCGGCCATTCCCGCTTTCGCGCCCCAGCGTGGCCACAGGCCCGATACGGCGAAGCGAGTGAGTGACGGTCCGCTTCGCGAGAGGAGAGGGTAGCATGTTCCGCGTCTTGAGGCGTCCGGCGTTCGCGTCCGTATGGCTGGGGCAGGCACTGTCCCAGCTCGGTACGCAGCTCTTTTTCATCATGGCGTACTGGGAGCTCCAACTGCGCTCACCTTATTGGTTGTCCGCTGCCGGCCTGGTCCTGACCTTGCCGAACCTCCTGTCCGCCGTCGGCGGCAGCCTTGTCGACCGCTGCGACGCCCGCCGCGTCATGCTGTGGACCGATCTCGCCCGCGCCGCGGTGTCGTTCGCTGGCGCTTTGGCGTACGCCCTATGGCCCCACGGGTTTGTCGGCGTCACGTTCGTCATCCTGGCGGTGCACGGGGTCGGCGCGAGCCTGTTCGGCCCCGCGGAGAGCGTGCTATTGCCCCGCCTGGTGCCGGACGAAGAACTCGTGGCCGCCAACGGCCTCGTCATGACGACGTCGCGCCTCGCCGTCTCGGTCGGCGCCGCCCTGGGTGGAGCCAGCATCGCGATGCTCGGCGTGCCGTGGGTCGCCGCGATCGACGGCCTGAGCTTTCTGGCGAGCGCGGGTGCGGTGGCGAACGTGATCCGCCTGTGGCAGCGCGAGGGCAAGCCGTGGCGAGCGGCGTCCGCAGTAGCGGGGCCGAAGGCCGCGATGTGGACGCAGTTCACCGAGGGCTGGCGGGTCGTCGCGCGCATGCGCTGGTATGTGGCCGTCTTGCCCTTCATTGTGCTCGTGAACTTCTCGTTTGCCGGGGTTGACCTCCTGATGTCGGTGTGGACACACCACGTGCTTCACGCGGGAGCTTGGGCCTACGGCGCTTTGAACGCCTCGCTGTCGCTCGGGCAGGTGGCCGGCAGCCTGTGCGCGGGTCTTGCGGCCAAGTTGCAGGCGCGCACCGGACTCGTAGCCTTTGGCGCCCTCACTGCGTTGTCGCTCCTCGCGCTCAGTGTGTCGCGCACGGTGCCCCTCGCGGTTTCCATCGTCGCACTCTTCGGAGGTGCTCTGGCGATCATCAACGCGATCGGCTTCGCGCTCATGCAGCGCGCGATCCCGGAAGAGGTCCGCGGTCGCGCCTTCGGGATCATCTACTCGTTCGCCGGTATTGCCACCCCACTCGCTTCTCTGTTCGCTGGCCTGTCCTTGCGCGTGGTCCCTGTCGCCGCCTGGATGTGGCTCGGCGCCGCCTCCTGCGCCGCGCTCGTCGCGGGCTGGTGGCACGCGCTGCCTCGGGGGCGCACGGGGGCACCGGGCAACGACGTGGCCGCCGAAGCGTGACCCTGGGCGCGAACCCGCCGTGCAAACAAGCCTTGTAACCTGCTATACTGGATTCGAATGTTTACAAAATCGCTTGGAGGAGTCGGCTGCATGGCGAAGCGCTTGATTTTCGGCCACCGAAACCCGGATACGGACGCGATCACGTCCGCGATCGCATACGCTCATCTGAAGCGCGAACTCGGCGAGGATGTGGAGCCGGTGGCGCTTGGCGAGCCCAATCCCGAGACGCAGTTTGTGCTCCAGCACTTCGGCGTGCCCGCGCCGCGCGTGATCGAGAGCGTCGCGAGCGAGGTGAGCGAGGTCATCTTGGTCGATCACAACGAGCGCCAACAGAGCGCGCCGGACGTCGACCAGGTGAAGGTCGTGGAA contains these protein-coding regions:
- a CDS encoding MFS transporter, translating into MFRVLRRPAFASVWLGQALSQLGTQLFFIMAYWELQLRSPYWLSAAGLVLTLPNLLSAVGGSLVDRCDARRVMLWTDLARAAVSFAGALAYALWPHGFVGVTFVILAVHGVGASLFGPAESVLLPRLVPDEELVAANGLVMTTSRLAVSVGAALGGASIAMLGVPWVAAIDGLSFLASAGAVANVIRLWQREGKPWRAASAVAGPKAAMWTQFTEGWRVVARMRWYVAVLPFIVLVNFSFAGVDLLMSVWTHHVLHAGAWAYGALNASLSLGQVAGSLCAGLAAKLQARTGLVAFGALTALSLLALSVSRTVPLAVSIVALFGGALAIINAIGFALMQRAIPEEVRGRAFGIIYSFAGIATPLASLFAGLSLRVVPVAAWMWLGAASCAALVAGWWHALPRGRTGAPGNDVAAEA